Proteins encoded by one window of Gambusia affinis linkage group LG17, SWU_Gaff_1.0, whole genome shotgun sequence:
- the il11ra gene encoding interleukin-11 receptor subunit alpha → MPGLLSSPVCLTVIWFLSWSLPPSRAQIWTDEVSDVQFGRLESNITLACGKSQISFPVVWHHNHSSVLSWHQVTFNGSLVLFLVDQSAQGNYSCYDNNGLLLHSVILRLGYPPGLLSISCRVPNHTLVRCSWRDSVKTFLPAKYNTSFRGKEEKEPTKLCIVDSTNRHCVVQDPAFWQTIHTFGVTETNALGSQTSYHKIRLNELLKPDPPRSVFIQEVEGYPSKLWVSWKNPSSWPEDRFFPLKFHIRYRPQGSMHWSEIMTEENSIEIPDATAHHSNQVQVRARDDVSPESQWSEWSALSFHMPWQAATTTHSSDDPDDIWVTTTPETFTSKTRGVVQGDDGNLGLVILLVLFSIFILTTILSLIFVIWMRQKRREHATKQELASMVKMKSMPI, encoded by the exons ATGCCAGGCCTTCTGTCCAGTCCTGTTTGTCTCACAGTCATCTGGTTTTTGTCTTGGTCACTGCCTCCCAGCCGTGCTCAGATTTGGACTGATGAAG TGTCGGACGTGCAGTTTGGGCGTTTGGAGTCGAACATCACACTGGCATGTGGGAAGTCACAAATCAG TTTCCCTGTGGTGTGGCATCACAACCACAGCTCTGTGTTGTCGTGGCACCAAGTGACATTCAACGGAAGCTTAGTCCTGTTTCTCGTCGACCAATCAGCACAGGGCAACTACAGCTGCTATGACAACAACGGGCTCCTCCTCCACTCGGTCATACTCCGACTGGGCT ATCCCCCTGGACTGCTAAGCATTTCCTGCCGTGTACCCAATCACACACTTGTTCGCTGCTCCTGGAGGGACTCTGTGAAAACCTTCCTGCCGGCCAAGTACAACACCTCCTTCAG AGGGAAGGAAGAGAAGGAGCCAACCAAATTGTGCATCGTGGATTCCACCAACAGGCACTGTGTTGTACAAGATCCAGCATTCTGGCAGACTATCCACACATTTGGAGTCACAGAGACAAACGCTCTTGGATCCCAGACATCTTACCACAAAATCAGACTAAATGAGCTTT TGAAACCAGACCCTCCACGGTCTGTGTTCATACAGGAAGTGGAAGGTTATCCATCAAAGTTATGGGTTTCATGGAAGAATCCATCGTCTTGGCCGGAGGACCGTTTCTTTCCCCTGAAATTTCATATTCGATACAGACCACAGGGATCCATGCATTGGTCAGAG ATAATGACAGAAGAGAATTCAATTGAAATACCTGATGCCACAGCACACCACTCCAACCAGGTTCAGGTTCGAGCCCGCGACGACGTCAGCCCGGAGAGCCAGTGGAGTGAATGGAGTGCCCTGAGTTTCCATATGCCCTGGCAAG CGGCCACCACCACTCACTCCTCAGATGACCCAGACGATATCTGGGTCACCACAACGCCTGAAACCTTCACCTCCAAAACCCGCG GTGTCGTACAAGGGGATGATGGTAATTTGGGTCTGGTGATCCTCTTGGTTTTGTTCTCCATCTTCATACTTACCACCATCCTTTCCCTGATTTTTGTCATATG gATGAGACAGAAACGGCGGGAACATGCAACCAAACAGGAACTCGCCTCTATGGTCAAGATGAAATCTATGCCAATCTAA